Proteins co-encoded in one Kutzneria chonburiensis genomic window:
- a CDS encoding helix-turn-helix transcriptional regulator → MDRVWVAVHAGDPITLAGAISCLRARAELQVVPERRLSEAQVFVVCADAVNADVMGLLRRTAESTPVKIVLVTDRFHDADLLAAVECGVVAVLPKAAASGERLVHAVLAAKRGMGDMPPTLLGSLLAQVERLHKEVLRPNGLTASGLAPREIDVLRLMAEGWDTAQIATKLSYSERTVKNVVYAVMNRLGLRNRPHAVAYAMRSGVI, encoded by the coding sequence ATGGACAGAGTGTGGGTAGCCGTACATGCGGGCGATCCGATCACCCTGGCCGGGGCGATCAGCTGCCTGCGGGCGCGGGCCGAGCTCCAGGTGGTTCCGGAGCGCAGACTGTCCGAGGCTCAGGTGTTCGTGGTGTGCGCCGACGCGGTCAACGCCGATGTGATGGGGTTGCTGCGGCGGACCGCCGAGTCGACGCCCGTGAAGATCGTGCTCGTCACCGACCGGTTCCACGACGCCGACCTGTTGGCGGCCGTGGAATGTGGCGTCGTCGCGGTGCTGCCGAAGGCGGCGGCCAGCGGTGAGCGTCTGGTGCACGCCGTGCTGGCGGCCAAGCGGGGCATGGGGGACATGCCGCCCACGCTGCTCGGCTCGCTGCTCGCGCAGGTGGAGCGGCTGCACAAGGAGGTGCTGCGGCCCAACGGCCTCACCGCCTCCGGGCTCGCCCCGCGCGAGATCGACGTGCTGCGGCTGATGGCCGAGGGCTGGGACACCGCCCAGATCGCCACCAAGCTCTCCTACTCGGAGCGCACCGTGAAGAACGTGGTCTACGCGGTGATGAACCGCCTCGGCCTGCGCAACCGCCCGCACGCGGTGGCGTACGCCATGCGGTCGGGTGTGATCTGA
- the gcvT gene encoding glycine cleavage system aminomethyltransferase GcvT, translating to MGTDIRRTPLHDVHERLGAKFTDFAGWQMPLRYTGDVAEHTAVRTGAGLFDLTHMGEILLSGPQAGQALDYALVGNASAIGVGRARYTMICDDSGGILDDLIVYRTGEQDYLVVANASNAALVAGELIDRAEDFDTEVRDASTEYALIALQGPRSVGLLAPLTPTDLSTVKYYASYPTTVAGRPALLARTGYTGEDGFELFVAPDDAEAVWAAVAGAGDVLPCGLSCRDSLRLEAGMPLYGNELSTDLTPYAAGLGRVVKLDKPSDFVGRAALQKASAETPARKLVGLVSEGRRAPRHGYPVVDPADGARIGEITSGAPSPTLGHAIAMAYVDADRAVPGSALAVDIRGTITPVDVVELPFYRRSS from the coding sequence ATGGGCACCGACATCCGCCGCACGCCACTGCACGACGTGCACGAGCGCCTCGGCGCCAAGTTCACCGACTTCGCCGGCTGGCAGATGCCGCTGCGCTACACCGGTGACGTGGCCGAGCACACCGCCGTGCGCACCGGCGCCGGCCTGTTCGATCTCACGCACATGGGCGAGATCCTGCTGTCCGGTCCGCAGGCCGGGCAGGCCCTCGACTACGCCCTTGTCGGCAACGCCTCGGCGATCGGCGTCGGCCGCGCCCGCTACACCATGATCTGCGACGACAGCGGCGGCATCCTGGACGACCTGATCGTCTACCGGACCGGCGAGCAGGACTACCTGGTGGTGGCCAACGCCAGCAACGCCGCCCTGGTGGCCGGCGAGCTGATCGACCGGGCCGAGGACTTCGACACCGAGGTCCGCGACGCCTCCACCGAGTACGCGCTGATCGCCCTACAGGGCCCGCGCTCGGTGGGGCTGTTGGCCCCGCTCACGCCGACCGACCTGTCGACCGTGAAGTACTACGCCTCCTACCCCACGACCGTGGCCGGCCGCCCGGCGCTGCTGGCCCGTACGGGCTACACCGGCGAGGACGGCTTCGAGCTGTTCGTGGCCCCGGACGACGCCGAGGCGGTGTGGGCCGCGGTGGCCGGCGCCGGCGACGTCCTCCCGTGTGGACTGTCGTGCCGTGACTCGCTGCGCCTCGAGGCCGGCATGCCGCTCTACGGCAACGAGCTGAGCACCGACCTCACTCCGTACGCCGCGGGCCTCGGCCGTGTGGTCAAGCTGGACAAGCCCTCCGACTTCGTCGGCCGCGCCGCGCTGCAGAAGGCGTCGGCCGAGACGCCGGCCCGCAAGCTGGTCGGCCTGGTCTCCGAAGGCCGTCGCGCGCCTAGGCACGGGTACCCGGTGGTGGATCCGGCCGACGGTGCGAGGATCGGCGAGATCACCAGCGGCGCGCCGTCGCCGACGCTGGGCCACGCGATCGCCATGGCCTACGTCGACGCCGACCGCGCCGTGCCCGGTTCCGCGCTCGCCGTCGACATCCGGGGCACGATCACCCCGGTCGACGTCGTCGAGCTGCCCTTCTACCGTCGTTCTTCCTGA
- the gcvH gene encoding glycine cleavage system protein GcvH encodes MSTIPDHLRYSAEHEWVAVSDGIARIGITEYAAEQLGDIVYAELPSEGDSVTAGEPCGELESTKSVSDLFSPVSGEVVAVNDAVKDSPETVNSDPYGEGWLFTVRVDGDPDDLLDSDAYAALIKEGE; translated from the coding sequence ATGAGCACCATCCCCGACCACCTTCGGTACAGCGCGGAGCACGAGTGGGTGGCGGTCTCCGACGGGATCGCCCGCATCGGCATCACCGAGTACGCCGCCGAGCAGCTCGGTGACATCGTCTACGCCGAGCTGCCCAGCGAGGGCGACTCCGTCACGGCCGGCGAGCCCTGCGGCGAGCTGGAGTCCACCAAGTCGGTCAGCGACCTGTTCTCGCCGGTCAGCGGCGAGGTCGTGGCGGTGAACGACGCGGTCAAGGACAGCCCCGAGACGGTCAACTCGGACCCGTACGGCGAGGGCTGGCTGTTCACCGTTCGCGTGGACGGCGACCCCGACGACCTGCTGGACTCCGACGCCTACGCCGCCCTGATCAAGGAGGGCGAGTGA
- the glyA gene encoding serine hydroxymethyltransferase gives MTPVELTASLHELDPEVAAAVDAELGRQRHTLEMIASENFAPLAVLEAQGSVLTNKYAEGYPGRRYYGGCEHVDVIEQLAIDRVKALFGAEHANVQPHSGAQANAAAMMALLSPGDTILGLDLAHGGHLTHGMRLNFSGKLYNVVAYHVSESDYHVDMAEVERLAQEHRPKLIIAGWSAYPRQLDFAEFRRIADSVGAYLMVDMAHFAGLVAAGLHPSPVPHAHVVTTTTHKTLGGPRGGVIFCEQALAKKINSAVFPGQQGGPLEHVIAAKAVAFKVAASESFRERQLRTLTGARILAERLLGDDVVAAGATVLTGGTQVHLVLVDLRKSELDGQQAEDRLHDIGITVNRNAVPFDPRPPMVTSGLRIGTPALAARGFDDEAFREVADIVARALTPEFDATALRARVVALTERFPLYPTIPA, from the coding sequence GTGACGCCGGTCGAGCTCACGGCGTCACTGCACGAGCTGGACCCGGAGGTCGCCGCGGCGGTCGACGCCGAGCTGGGCCGGCAGCGGCACACGCTCGAGATGATCGCCTCGGAGAACTTCGCGCCGCTGGCCGTGCTTGAGGCGCAGGGCTCCGTGCTGACCAACAAGTACGCCGAGGGCTATCCGGGCCGTCGCTACTACGGCGGCTGCGAGCACGTGGACGTGATCGAGCAGCTGGCCATCGACCGGGTCAAGGCGCTGTTCGGCGCGGAGCACGCCAACGTGCAGCCGCACTCGGGCGCGCAGGCCAACGCGGCGGCCATGATGGCGCTGCTCAGCCCGGGCGACACCATCCTCGGCCTCGACCTGGCCCACGGCGGGCACCTGACGCACGGCATGCGGCTGAACTTCTCCGGCAAGCTGTACAACGTCGTGGCCTACCACGTCAGCGAGTCCGACTACCACGTCGACATGGCCGAGGTGGAGCGGCTGGCGCAGGAGCACCGACCCAAGCTGATCATCGCCGGCTGGTCGGCCTACCCGCGGCAGCTGGACTTCGCCGAGTTCCGGCGGATCGCCGACTCGGTGGGTGCCTATCTGATGGTGGACATGGCCCACTTCGCCGGGCTGGTGGCGGCCGGGCTGCACCCGAGCCCGGTGCCGCATGCGCATGTCGTCACCACGACCACGCACAAGACGCTGGGCGGTCCCCGCGGCGGCGTGATCTTCTGCGAGCAGGCGCTGGCCAAGAAGATCAACTCGGCGGTGTTCCCCGGACAGCAGGGCGGCCCGCTGGAGCACGTGATCGCCGCGAAGGCGGTCGCGTTCAAGGTGGCGGCCTCGGAGTCGTTCCGGGAGCGGCAGCTGCGCACGCTGACCGGCGCGCGCATCCTGGCCGAGCGGCTGCTGGGCGACGACGTGGTCGCGGCCGGCGCCACCGTGCTCACCGGCGGCACGCAGGTGCACCTGGTGCTGGTCGACCTGCGCAAGTCCGAACTGGACGGGCAGCAGGCCGAGGACCGCTTGCACGACATCGGGATCACGGTCAACCGCAACGCGGTGCCGTTCGACCCGCGGCCGCCGATGGTGACGTCGGGACTGCGGATCGGCACGCCGGCGTTGGCCGCGCGCGGTTTCGACGACGAGGCCTTCCGCGAGGTGGCCGACATCGTGGCGCGGGCGCTGACGCCGGAGTTCGACGCGACCGCGCTGCGGGCCCGGGTGGTGGCGTTGACCGAGCGGTTCCCGTTGTACCCCACCATCCCCGCCTGA